ATCAATCTTTCCTGCCGCACCGGCCGCAACGCGCCCCTTTACGCCAAGTCTTTCCGGTTGCTGCAGGCCACCATCGAGCGGGCGTCGGCGCTCTCGTGCGAATACGTCGTCGTCCACATGGGAAGCCGCCGCGGCACCGGGCGTCAGCAGGCGCTTGAGTCACTGGTGGAAGGCATCTGCCGCCTGGAAGCGGGTGCAGATCCTCCGGCGCTGCTTCTGGAAAACGGCGCCGGCGCCGGCGATACCGCCGGCGCCACTTTCGAAGAACTGGCCGAGGTGCTTTCGCTGGCGGCCGTTCGCGGAGTGAGTTTGCCTCTCGGCATCTGTCTGGACACCGCCCATATGTGGGGAGCGGGCTACGACCTCGGCTCGGGCGCCGCGGCGCGGCGGCTGGTGGACGACTTCGACAAGGTGGTCGGCATCAACCGGTTGCACCTGATCCATCTGAATGATTCGCCGGTCGAGCGCGGAGCCCATCGCGACAAGCATGAGCACATCGGCCAGGGCCTCATGTCCGTGAAAGCCCTCGAGGCGATCGTCCGCCATCCCGGGTTGCGGGATGTGGCGATGATCCTGGAGACACCGGGAAAGAGC
This genomic window from Actinomycetota bacterium contains:
- a CDS encoding deoxyribonuclease IV, encoding MASRNQNPGGKTTPRLNASPRLGIHIRTAGGLVTGARHALEIGCTTFQIMSGNPSAWNPGELDRRQAELFRLFLDEHDLRPVFLHAGYLINLSCRTGRNAPLYAKSFRLLQATIERASALSCEYVVVHMGSRRGTGRQQALESLVEGICRLEAGADPPALLLENGAGAGDTAGATFEELAEVLSLAAVRGVSLPLGICLDTAHMWGAGYDLGSGAAARRLVDDFDKVVGINRLHLIHLNDSPVERGAHRDKHEHIGQGLMSVKALEAIVRHPGLRDVAMILETPGKSEPSDQKRMDDLRALAGE